A region from the Anoplolepis gracilipes chromosome 2, ASM4749672v1, whole genome shotgun sequence genome encodes:
- the Rpb12 gene encoding DNA-directed RNA polymerases I, II, and III subunit RPABC4, translating to MESSKSESTQKPTMVYICGECHHDNEIRSRDPIRCRECGYRIMYKKRTKRLVVFDAR from the exons ATGGAATCTAGCAAATCTGAATCTACACAAAAACCGACTATGGTATATATTTGTGGAG agTGTCATCACGATAATGAGATACGTTCCAGAGATCCAATTCGATGTAGAGAATGTGGATATCGAATTATGTACAAGAAGCGCACTAAAAGAC TCGTTGTGTTTGATGCACGATAA